A genomic segment from Saprospiraceae bacterium encodes:
- a CDS encoding low molecular weight phosphotyrosine protein phosphatase: MKILMVCLGNICRSPMAHGFMQGLIEAHQLDWTVDSAGTNGYHDGEHPDPRAIQEMKTHGLDISKQVSRKIQKHDLETFDLILTMDHENLSYVKKLSKDLNVSNKIHLLLDFSGNKETEEVPDPYYDNRFKEAGKLIQDACKQIVTKYS, encoded by the coding sequence ATGAAGATTTTGATGGTTTGTCTGGGAAACATCTGTAGATCGCCGATGGCTCATGGATTTATGCAGGGACTGATAGAAGCGCATCAATTGGATTGGACGGTTGATTCAGCAGGGACAAACGGGTACCATGATGGCGAGCATCCTGATCCAAGGGCCATTCAGGAAATGAAAACTCATGGCCTGGATATCTCAAAGCAGGTCAGCCGAAAGATTCAGAAGCATGATTTGGAAACGTTTGATTTAATTCTTACGATGGATCATGAAAATTTAAGCTATGTTAAAAAACTTAGCAAGGATTTGAATGTTTCCAATAAGATTCATTTATTGCTGGATTTTTCTGGCAATAAAGAAACAGAAGAGGTTCCGGATCCATATTATGACAATCGGTTTAAAGAGGCAGGAAAATTAATCCAGGATGCTTGTAAACAAATTGTGACAAAATATTCATAA
- a CDS encoding glycosyltransferase family 2 protein, producing MVQISVVIISFNESLQIGRCLDSVKDLADEIIVVDSFSTDDTVQIAQSKGALIFQNPFEGHIQQKNYALTKARFDYILSLDADEALDENLKNSILFVKSNWNRDAYYCNRFNNYCGYWVKYCGWYPDRKLRLFNKTKGHWTGTNPHDRYDLFEGFKNTEVLNGNILHFSYSSVSQHIKQMKYFAKIASNEMYSRHKKHAWFHMIFNPILHFIKSYILKRGFLDGWRGLQICSISSYGTFLKYFLLLKRNLSSNES from the coding sequence ATGGTTCAAATTTCAGTTGTAATTATAAGTTTCAACGAATCGCTTCAAATCGGTCGTTGTCTGGATTCTGTAAAAGATCTGGCAGATGAAATCATTGTGGTTGATTCATTTAGTACCGATGATACCGTCCAAATCGCCCAATCCAAAGGTGCTCTGATTTTTCAAAATCCATTTGAAGGCCATATTCAACAAAAAAATTATGCACTGACCAAAGCACGATTTGATTATATATTATCTCTGGATGCAGATGAAGCCCTTGATGAAAATTTAAAGAATTCAATCCTGTTTGTAAAATCAAATTGGAACCGGGATGCATATTATTGCAATCGATTTAATAATTATTGCGGCTATTGGGTCAAATACTGCGGGTGGTATCCGGATCGGAAATTGCGTTTGTTTAATAAAACAAAGGGGCATTGGACCGGAACAAACCCACACGATCGGTATGATTTGTTTGAAGGCTTTAAAAATACTGAAGTACTAAATGGAAATATCCTTCATTTCAGTTATTCAAGCGTTTCGCAGCATATTAAACAAATGAAGTACTTTGCAAAAATTGCATCGAATGAAATGTATTCCAGGCATAAAAAACATGCTTGGTTTCACATGATCTTTAACCCAATCCTACACTTTATAAAATCCTACATTCTAAAACGTGGTTTCTTAGATGGATGGCGGGGTCTTCAGATTTGCAGCATTTCAAGCTATGGCACTTTTTTAAAATATTTCTTGTTGTTAAAAAGGAATCTCTCATCTAATGAATCCTGA
- a CDS encoding CoA-binding protein — translation MASKKTIVLGASPNPERASYQAVQLLNSKHHEVIALGIKAGTIDGIDIQTDKPTFTNIDTISLYVGPDKQSEWYPYLLSIHPRRIIFNPGTENPELLQLAQAHGIQTETSCTLVLLSTGQY, via the coding sequence ATGGCTTCTAAAAAAACAATTGTACTCGGCGCAAGTCCAAATCCAGAGCGTGCTTCCTATCAGGCAGTTCAGTTACTAAATTCAAAGCATCATGAAGTCATTGCTCTTGGGATCAAAGCAGGAACCATCGATGGGATAGACATTCAAACGGATAAGCCCACGTTCACAAACATTGATACCATCAGTTTGTACGTCGGTCCCGATAAACAATCCGAATGGTATCCATACCTTCTCAGCATCCATCCGCGAAGGATAATTTTTAATCCCGGAACAGAAAATCCGGAATTACTGCAACTGGCCCAAGCGCATGGGATTCAAACCGAAACCTCCTGTACCCTGGTCTTACTTTCTACCGGGCAATACTAA
- a CDS encoding caspase family protein — MKHQYFSLNSIKLIAVYPKDSKQAAVFYLYKHSLNKLRIFGILLLYIGFSFMGNAQEKGVSPLAAPNKSGFTGKLYAVVVGISDYQDAGIPDLRFAERDAKLFYDFLKGKAGYSLNEDQIQLLTNKEATQGKIVAALDWMMTECKEGDQAIIYFSGHGDVERKTISQPGFLLCWDAPSKVYMSGGAFALGFLEDIVNTLAIEKKVKTIVITDACHSGKLSGSAINGTQATAAYLASQFANAIKIMSCQSNEYSLEGEQWGGGRGVFSYHLIDGLVGLADRNSDGKVALGELDRYLEDNVSNDVKPNSQIPLLLGDKLAVINTVNKESLAQLKKEKDGAMVAFAPAENKGLETEVLAKASPEIQEFYKRFKARLEQKLFLSPANDCADYYYLKLEADTSIQKLHNSMRFNYAAVLQDDAQQVLNRFLNSDLGVLTQSKLDALKKFQKYPEYLDRAANLLGKMHYMYPVLQARKLFFEGFFVAKTNRNLDKEIGNKALSYLSSALQFQENMPQVYWQMSFIYGYNLLQQDSAEYYADKATTLVPSWQLPYAGLVFLYSDKIRNYSKAKFYLDKINQIDSNSLVAHYSAGVYYETQGSFELATFHYKKALEIDSTFIYAHSNLGNIYLNTGNLSEAESQYQRAIALDASYPMAHGNFGIVYYLTNRMTQAEQSFKQALELEPKDPFFNYNIACFYYGQNEDVLAFQFLKKALEFGYNDYKGLQEDPSLQTVRADTAKWNALMQQFFPDKNK, encoded by the coding sequence TTGAAGCATCAATATTTCAGTTTAAATTCTATAAAACTAATTGCAGTATATCCCAAAGATTCTAAGCAAGCGGCTGTTTTTTATTTGTACAAGCATAGCCTCAACAAGCTTAGAATTTTTGGGATATTGCTTTTATATATTGGTTTTAGTTTCATGGGAAATGCACAGGAAAAAGGAGTTTCACCTTTGGCAGCACCCAATAAATCCGGATTTACAGGCAAACTTTATGCAGTAGTAGTTGGAATATCGGATTACCAGGATGCTGGAATTCCTGATTTGCGTTTTGCTGAACGCGATGCAAAATTATTCTATGATTTTTTGAAAGGTAAGGCCGGTTATTCTCTTAATGAAGATCAAATTCAATTGCTTACAAACAAAGAAGCGACTCAGGGCAAAATAGTTGCAGCATTGGATTGGATGATGACCGAATGCAAAGAAGGAGACCAGGCGATTATTTATTTTAGTGGGCATGGAGATGTTGAACGGAAAACCATTTCACAACCCGGGTTTTTATTGTGTTGGGATGCGCCTTCAAAAGTATATATGTCAGGTGGTGCTTTTGCACTTGGTTTTTTAGAAGATATTGTCAATACCCTGGCCATTGAAAAAAAAGTAAAGACCATAGTAATCACCGATGCGTGTCATTCCGGAAAATTATCTGGCAGCGCGATCAATGGAACCCAGGCCACTGCAGCTTATTTAGCCAGCCAATTTGCAAATGCAATTAAAATCATGTCTTGTCAGTCTAATGAATATTCATTGGAAGGCGAGCAATGGGGAGGAGGCAGAGGTGTATTTAGTTACCATTTAATTGACGGACTCGTCGGATTGGCAGATCGCAATTCAGATGGAAAAGTAGCGTTGGGCGAATTGGACCGGTACCTTGAAGACAATGTCAGTAATGATGTGAAGCCAAATAGTCAAATTCCTTTATTACTTGGAGATAAATTGGCTGTAATCAATACAGTCAATAAGGAAAGTCTGGCACAATTAAAAAAAGAGAAAGATGGGGCAATGGTTGCATTTGCACCTGCAGAAAACAAGGGCTTGGAAACTGAAGTTCTGGCAAAAGCCAGTCCGGAGATTCAGGAATTTTACAAACGATTTAAAGCAAGACTTGAGCAAAAATTATTTTTAAGTCCTGCAAATGACTGTGCAGATTATTATTATTTAAAATTGGAAGCAGATACCAGCATTCAAAAATTGCATAATTCCATGCGTTTTAATTACGCTGCGGTTCTGCAGGATGATGCACAACAAGTTCTTAATCGCTTTCTCAACTCTGATTTGGGTGTATTAACTCAATCCAAACTGGATGCTTTGAAAAAATTTCAGAAGTATCCTGAATACCTGGACCGTGCGGCAAATCTGTTAGGTAAAATGCATTACATGTATCCGGTATTGCAAGCGCGGAAATTATTTTTTGAAGGTTTTTTTGTAGCAAAGACAAATCGAAATCTTGATAAGGAAATTGGGAATAAAGCACTTAGTTATTTAAGTTCAGCATTGCAATTTCAGGAGAATATGCCACAGGTTTATTGGCAGATGAGTTTTATCTATGGCTATAATTTATTACAACAGGATTCTGCAGAATATTATGCTGATAAAGCAACTACACTTGTGCCTTCCTGGCAATTGCCTTACGCCGGTTTGGTATTCTTATACTCTGATAAAATCAGAAATTATTCAAAGGCAAAATTCTATCTTGATAAAATAAATCAAATCGATTCAAATTCTTTGGTTGCCCATTATTCAGCTGGAGTTTATTATGAAACCCAGGGGTCATTTGAACTGGCGACATTTCATTATAAAAAGGCATTGGAAATTGATTCCACATTTATTTATGCGCATTCAAATTTGGGTAATATTTACCTTAACACTGGGAATCTTTCAGAAGCTGAATCCCAATACCAGCGTGCCATTGCATTGGATGCATCCTATCCTATGGCTCATGGAAATTTTGGAATTGTCTATTATTTGACCAATAGAATGACACAGGCTGAACAATCCTTTAAGCAAGCCTTGGAATTAGAACCCAAAGATCCTTTTTTCAATTATAATATTGCTTGTTTCTATTATGGACAAAACGAGGATGTGTTGGCATTCCAATTTTTGAAAAAGGCGCTTGAGTTTGGGTATAACGATTACAAAGGGTTGCAGGAAGATCCTTCTTTGCAAACAGTGCGCGCAGATACTGCAAAGTGGAATGCGTTGATGCAGCAGTTCTTTCCTGATAAAAACAAATAG
- a CDS encoding proline dehydrogenase family protein, translated as MEETDETLLDFGNTEIAFSHKTDRELKNTYRLFKLMNNPSLVRIGSFFGKLAAQVPFHLMDPLIRETIFNQFCGGTNLLECQRVVDRLYHKKTMTILDYGVEGREHDEDFQNTLEVNLKALEFAFSNPNIPVISTKLTGYIPIAVLEKIHAKESLSAFDQRAWERLEERFVILCNKAAELGVGIFIDAEESWIQDPIDQLVDKYMPVFNKEKPIIYNTFQLYRKGRLDYLKSSFEAARQGNYIFGAKIVRGAYMEKERKRAQDKGLEDPIMVDKLATDTQYNDAVRFCVQFPEQISLCNSTHNWNSCLLQTELMAQAGIPNDHPHLNFCQLLGMSDNITFNLAAKGYTVAKYVPYGPIKDVVPYLVRRAEENTSITGDMSRELKLLNQEMIRRGLKNS; from the coding sequence ATGGAAGAAACCGACGAGACGCTTTTGGATTTTGGAAATACCGAAATAGCCTTTTCTCATAAAACGGATAGAGAGCTTAAAAATACGTACCGGTTATTTAAATTAATGAATAACCCAAGCTTGGTACGCATCGGTTCGTTTTTTGGAAAACTGGCCGCGCAAGTTCCTTTCCATTTAATGGATCCCCTCATTCGGGAAACCATCTTTAATCAATTTTGCGGTGGCACCAATTTATTAGAATGTCAGCGGGTTGTGGATCGGCTGTATCACAAAAAAACCATGACCATTTTGGATTATGGAGTTGAAGGTCGAGAACACGATGAAGATTTTCAGAATACCCTGGAAGTAAATTTAAAAGCACTCGAATTTGCATTCAGCAACCCAAACATTCCGGTCATCAGTACAAAACTTACCGGATACATTCCAATCGCCGTTTTAGAAAAAATACATGCAAAAGAAAGTTTGTCTGCTTTTGATCAGCGGGCCTGGGAACGATTGGAAGAGCGTTTTGTCATACTTTGTAACAAAGCGGCCGAATTGGGAGTTGGTATTTTTATAGATGCAGAAGAATCCTGGATCCAGGACCCAATCGACCAATTAGTGGATAAATACATGCCGGTTTTTAATAAAGAAAAACCAATCATCTACAATACCTTCCAATTGTATCGTAAAGGTCGCTTGGACTATCTTAAATCAAGTTTTGAAGCTGCCCGGCAGGGGAATTACATCTTTGGGGCAAAAATTGTTCGGGGTGCTTATATGGAAAAGGAACGAAAGCGTGCCCAGGATAAAGGCCTTGAAGATCCAATTATGGTAGATAAACTGGCTACGGATACGCAATACAACGATGCGGTGCGCTTTTGCGTGCAATTTCCAGAACAGATCAGTTTGTGTAATTCAACCCACAATTGGAATAGCTGTTTATTGCAAACGGAACTCATGGCTCAGGCTGGAATTCCAAACGACCATCCGCATTTAAACTTTTGTCAGTTGTTGGGTATGAGTGATAACATCACATTTAATTTGGCTGCCAAAGGATACACAGTTGCAAAATATGTACCTTATGGTCCGATTAAAGATGTGGTGCCTTATCTCGTGCGCCGTGCTGAAGAAAATACCAGTATCACAGGCGACATGAGTCGGGAATTGAAATTATTGAATCAGGAAATGATCCGGCGCGGATTAAAAAATAGTTAG
- the aroE gene encoding shikimate dehydrogenase (AroE; catalyzes the conversion of shikimate to 3-dehydroshikimate), producing the protein MPHYGLLGNSLQHSFSKSYFENKWKLEGLIENKYSLFELNTSSDLRSFLARNRQLAGLNVTVPYKSVVIPFLDQLTHDAQTIGAVNCIKHHEGSWIGHNTDSSAFLSSLGHFLPQGFAAKALVCGTGGASKAVQHALKCLKIDFQLVSSTGNGIYYAELEQKWDPGWKLIINTTPLGMYPYLDSKPEIPYQKLDSSFLLYDLVYNPEKSLFLRLGANQGARVKNGLEMLHLQADLSWQFWNQ; encoded by the coding sequence ATGCCTCATTATGGTCTCCTTGGTAATTCCTTGCAACATTCCTTTTCAAAATCCTATTTTGAAAATAAATGGAAACTGGAAGGATTGATTGAAAATAAATACAGCCTGTTTGAATTAAATACCAGTTCGGATTTAAGATCATTTTTAGCAAGGAATAGGCAACTGGCTGGACTCAATGTGACGGTTCCTTATAAATCTGTGGTAATTCCTTTTTTAGATCAATTGACACATGATGCCCAAACCATCGGCGCTGTTAATTGCATCAAACACCATGAGGGCAGCTGGATAGGTCATAATACCGACAGTTCAGCTTTTTTGAGCAGTTTAGGCCATTTTTTGCCTCAGGGATTTGCTGCCAAGGCACTCGTCTGTGGGACCGGAGGGGCATCCAAAGCAGTCCAACATGCTTTAAAATGCCTTAAAATTGATTTTCAGCTCGTATCATCTACTGGAAACGGGATTTATTATGCGGAATTAGAGCAAAAATGGGATCCAGGCTGGAAGCTGATCATCAATACCACACCCCTGGGCATGTACCCGTACTTGGATTCAAAACCCGAAATACCATACCAAAAACTGGATTCTTCCTTCCTTTTATATGATTTGGTTTATAATCCTGAAAAATCCCTATTTTTGAGGCTTGGAGCCAACCAAGGCGCCCGGGTCAAAAACGGTCTGGAAATGTTACATTTACAAGCGGATTTATCCTGGCAATTCTGGAACCAATAA
- the hppD gene encoding 4-hydroxyphenylpyruvate dioxygenase: protein MKDLTAVKNYQYVETEKIFKQAQDFLPILGTDYVELYVGNAKQAAHFYKTALGFQELAYAGLETGLKDRCSYVLQQGKIKLVLTTPLIRDSEIAQHVREHGDGVKVIALWVQDAYKAYEETVKRGAKPYLNPMESKDASGTVRMSGIHTYGDTVHLFIERGGYQGIFLPGYEKWETDYRPAPVGLKYIDHMVGNVGLGEMNVWSKFYAEVMGFYNMITFDDKDISTEYTALMSKVMTNGNGFIKFPINEPAPGKKKSQVQEYLDFYYGPGCQHIAVATDDIVFTISEMKKRGIEFLYVPGSYYDTVKDRVGIIEEDLESLKKLGIMVDRDEEGYLLQIFTKPIEDRPTLFFEIIQRKGAKSFGKGNFQALFESIEAEQARRGTL from the coding sequence ATGAAAGATTTAACTGCAGTAAAAAATTATCAATATGTTGAAACGGAAAAAATCTTTAAGCAAGCGCAGGATTTTTTACCGATTTTAGGAACAGATTATGTAGAATTATATGTTGGGAATGCAAAACAAGCAGCACACTTTTATAAAACCGCTTTAGGTTTTCAGGAATTGGCATATGCCGGCTTGGAAACCGGATTAAAAGATCGCTGCAGTTATGTGTTGCAACAAGGAAAAATTAAATTAGTGCTCACAACACCGCTTATCCGCGACAGTGAAATTGCACAACATGTCAGAGAACATGGTGATGGCGTAAAAGTGATTGCTCTGTGGGTACAAGATGCTTACAAAGCCTATGAAGAAACGGTAAAGCGAGGAGCAAAACCGTATTTAAATCCGATGGAATCCAAAGATGCATCGGGTACGGTGCGCATGAGCGGCATTCATACCTACGGAGATACGGTGCATCTTTTTATTGAACGTGGAGGATATCAGGGGATTTTTTTACCGGGCTATGAAAAATGGGAAACAGATTATCGCCCTGCACCCGTCGGTTTAAAATACATAGACCACATGGTTGGTAATGTAGGTTTAGGTGAAATGAATGTATGGAGTAAATTTTATGCGGAAGTCATGGGATTCTACAATATGATCACCTTTGATGATAAAGACATTTCAACAGAATATACTGCATTGATGAGTAAAGTCATGACCAATGGCAATGGATTTATTAAATTTCCAATCAACGAGCCGGCACCTGGTAAAAAGAAATCACAGGTACAAGAGTATTTGGATTTTTATTATGGTCCAGGTTGTCAGCACATTGCAGTGGCAACCGATGATATTGTATTTACTATTTCAGAAATGAAAAAACGAGGAATTGAATTCCTGTATGTGCCTGGTAGTTATTACGATACTGTTAAAGACCGGGTGGGAATTATTGAAGAAGATCTGGAATCCCTTAAAAAATTGGGCATCATGGTAGATCGGGATGAAGAAGGCTATCTGTTGCAGATTTTTACCAAACCCATTGAAGATCGTCCCACTTTATTTTTTGAAATCATTCAACGCAAAGGAGCGAAATCTTTTGGAAAAGGAAATTTTCAAGCTTTGTTTGAAAGTATTGAAGCCGAGCAGGCAAGAAGGGGGACATTGTAA
- a CDS encoding homogentisate 1,2-dioxygenase gives MPLYRQAGQIPSKRHIVFRNSNGALFHEELFGTEGFSGMSSLVYHLYPPTQVKQRGTPYSVRPKIAIEDNLQARSYLTFNAVPQSDYIKSRIVLFVNDDMSIGIAAPSSSMTDYFYKNADSDEMIFIHEGSGVLKTMYGNIPFQYGDYLIIPRGTVYQLDFTNSHNKLLIVESHGPIETPSRYRNQYGQFLEHAPFCERDLRGPVTLITHDEKGDFLINIKKRGLIYPYVYENHPFDVVGYDGCCYPYAFSIFNFEPITGRIHMPPPIHQTFQGRNFVICSFVPRLYDYHPQAIPAPYHHSNIDSDELLYYVDGDFMSRNNIQKGQITLHPGGIPHGPHPGAIERSIGKKETNELAVMIDPFNPVKITEAAAGIEIPEYYQSWMKDN, from the coding sequence ATGCCTTTATATCGTCAGGCTGGACAGATTCCAAGCAAGCGGCACATCGTATTCAGAAATTCAAATGGTGCTCTTTTTCATGAGGAGTTATTTGGAACGGAAGGATTTAGTGGAATGTCTTCATTGGTTTATCATTTGTATCCACCAACTCAAGTTAAACAAAGAGGCACTCCTTATTCGGTTCGCCCTAAAATTGCAATAGAAGATAATTTGCAAGCAAGGAGTTATTTAACTTTTAATGCGGTGCCACAATCCGATTACATCAAGAGTCGGATTGTTTTATTTGTGAATGATGACATGAGCATCGGAATTGCCGCACCCAGCAGCAGCATGACGGATTACTTTTATAAAAATGCGGACTCTGATGAAATGATATTTATTCATGAAGGCAGTGGCGTATTAAAAACCATGTATGGAAACATCCCGTTTCAGTATGGTGATTATTTGATTATTCCTCGCGGTACGGTGTACCAACTGGATTTTACTAATTCGCATAATAAATTGCTGATCGTTGAATCTCATGGACCGATTGAAACTCCTTCACGTTATCGAAATCAATACGGTCAGTTTTTAGAACACGCACCTTTTTGTGAACGGGATTTAAGAGGTCCGGTAACTTTAATTACTCACGATGAAAAAGGTGATTTTCTAATCAATATAAAAAAGCGCGGACTTATATATCCCTATGTTTATGAAAATCATCCATTCGATGTGGTAGGTTATGATGGATGTTGTTATCCCTATGCATTTTCAATATTCAATTTCGAACCCATTACCGGTCGCATTCACATGCCTCCACCGATACATCAAACCTTTCAAGGGAGAAATTTTGTGATCTGCTCTTTTGTTCCAAGACTGTATGATTATCATCCACAGGCCATCCCAGCACCGTATCATCACAGCAACATTGACAGCGACGAATTGCTCTATTATGTTGACGGTGATTTTATGAGTCGTAACAACATTCAAAAAGGACAGATCACTTTGCATCCCGGAGGCATTCCTCACGGTCCCCATCCGGGTGCAATTGAGCGGAGTATTGGAAAAAAGGAGACTAACGAATTGGCAGTGATGATTGATCCGTTTAATCCGGTAAAAATTACGGAAGCAGCGGCAGGCATTGAAATTCCGGAATATTATCAAAGTTGGATGAAAGACAATTAA